atttggtctgaaatcataCGTGTGATTTCAGACCAAACTTGCGCAACACGAAGTTCAAGTACCACTTTATTATACCCATTTAGAAAtcacacaataattatttaatcgTTAAAATAAGGATTTTAGTCAGAACTAGTATTTTATTAATCCAGTTAGgaaaaaaagttgcaaaattcCTCACACAatggttttctttgtctttcatttttctgcaattCGATTGGTTGGCAAGCCTtgaaatctgattggttgttttgttttagtgtTCTTTTCTCATTGGTTGGGGAAATGGTGCGATTTAGAGCAAACGATAGTGCAATTTAGGAATAAATCGCACTTTTGAGAGCCAGTCAGATTCCGAGGATCACCAGTGATTTCTAAATGGATCTAATAAGGGAgattattaaattttcaacCTCGGTTAATGCATTTcccgcgctctgattggttcactcaatctcggttatcagctcatataccctAGTTTGACCTTATGTGGCAGTtgattgcgctaagcgttgctagGCTAATTTTTTGGCTAGGAAGCGAAATTTCTCTCCAAATAAACCAAAAGCTAAGACTCGTTTATCTATTGAGGTCCTGAAATGTATCTCGCTAGTCTACGGGCTCTACAAAGTGAATGAGCCTATAAGTATTTCATTGCTCTTTCGTCTTCTTCTAAGATGCAGGTGGAGATGGACATtgacattaaaattgtcacaATTTTGAATTCAGACAGTGGTATTGAGCGGCACTAAGATTTGTGTTCTCTATCTCTTTGTAGCCCGTTGGTCAGCAAGCAATTTTAACATTCTCATCATTGGGTCAGGTCCAACAGGGCTGGGTGCCGCTCAGAGACTCAATGAGCTCCGCAAAGAGTTTCCTAACATTACGATTGCCATTCTGGAGCAAAGTGGCAAACCAGGTGGACTTGCTGCATCTGAAAGAGATGACCAAGGCTTCTTGTGGGACATGGGTGGTCACGTGGTATTCTctcattatgattattttgatGCCACTTTAGACAGGGCGGTAAAGGCGtggaataaaaaagaaagagccGCATATGCTTTCATGAGAGGATCTGATGACAAAAGGAGATTCATACCATATCCGGTGCAGAACAATATCGCCATCATGGACAAAGTGGACCAACAGAAGAGTTTGTCGGGCCTGGAACAAATTGCGAAGAAACCGTTCAAAGAAAACCCAGTCAACTTCGACCAGTGGCTTCTTCAAAACTTTGGCGATGGTCTTTGCGAGGTGTTTATGAGAAAGTATAATAGAAAAGTCTGGACAGTAGATCCTACAGAAATGAACTCCGTTTGGATGAGTGAGCGAGTGGCTGTTCCAGACATCGCAAAGATCAAAGCCAAGATTTCTGCGTATGACAGTGGAAGAGGATCTTTTGAGGACTCGGCCTGGGGGcccaataatatttttcaatttccaagaTACAATGGAACTGGCGGCATATGGAATGCAGTCGCTGACCTTCTTCCGAGTGAATGGTTTAAATTTCGTCACAAAATTAGAGCTATAGACATGGTCACTAAGAGTATGGTAGTCGAAACTGGTGAAAACAAGGCGACGCAAGTGTTTACGTTTGACTCTCTGGTATCGACAATGCCTCTTGATGTTCTTGTCAAtatgattaaaaaagaaaaagataaatttgtGGAGGAAATGAAAAAGCTCGCATCCCAGCTGGTGTATTCGCAAACCCACGTGATCGGGCTCGGACTACGCGGTCAGCCTCCTCATGTGCTATCCAACAAGTCTTGGATTTATTTTCCTGACTCGGATTCCCCTTTCTATCGAATAACTGTTTTCTCCAGTTATTCTGATGACCACGTTCCAAAGCCTGGGAAACAATGGTCACTGCTTTGCGAGGTGGCGGAACCTTTAAGGAGTGCATCAGTAGATCTGTGGATGAGGAACCGCGTGGTTGGTGATACCATTCAAGCCTTGATCGTGTACGGATTCATTACATCGGACATGATTATCTCAAAATACTATCGGAAACTTGACCACGGCTATCCAGTTCCTTCTGTCAACAGAGAAACGATTCTTGAAACGATTCAGCCGTGGCTAGAGTCAAAAGGCATTTACTCACGTGGTCGTTTTGGAGGTTGGCGATATGAGGTATCCAATCAGGATCATTCTTTCATGCAGGGTGTTGAGATCATTGACAAGTTGTTGCGGGGGATCAAAGAAGAGACTTATTTTAACCCAAATCTCATCAACTCCAGGAAAAACACTGGTCGCTTTCATAATGAGCGTTTAAAAGATTATGAAATTGTGATCGCCCATtataatgaaaaacttgattGGGTTGAGCCCATAGCTAATCACTGTCACGTTTACcacaaaggaaataatttaCAGCCTCCGCCAATGGGGTTGCATGCTTGGGACAAGTTACCAAATGTTGGACGGGAGAGCAACACCTACCTGCATCATATTATAAGCAATTATGACAAGTTGGCTGATGTTACTGTTTTCCTTCAGGGTGAAGATTTAAGGAGAAACAATCGTACTTGCTTCCATACCATCCATGAGATGCTGagacaaattgaaaataatgttAGATGTCGTGTATTGTCCGATCCCTTGAGCTTAGAGAAAATTCGACACCATGGAAAATGGTTGAAAGAGTGGGAAAGCGGTGAAATGCGACGCTCGAATTTTACGATAGGAGAGTTTTACCAAGAGCTTTTTGGTTCACCTCCACCGAAACTCATTTCCTTTTGTCTCAAGGGATGTTTTGCAGCAACTCGAAAAATGATCCGGAAGCattccatttatttttatatacgGGCCATTTCATTTGTCGACGATCATGCAAACCCAGAAGAAGGTCATTACTTCGAAAGGCTTTGGAATGCTATATTTTCTTAGGTTGCATACCTGGGAGaatgaattgaaaatttcaaatctgTCAACTTCTACTTCTGTAGGTCACAGAGGTTTGCGCATACATTAACATAATTTATAAGTGGTTATCAGCACAATTTATGGATGGCGAGAAGTAGTCACTTGAAGAGATGAGCATAGGCGCCCATGATCATGATCAGTACAACTGTATTTTTAGAAGAGCGTTTTACATACTGAGTCATTTTTGGATTGATTTTCCCACAAAAGCAGACCTTTTCAGCTAATCACACGTCTTGCATGAAAAATCGTTTCCTATTGGGTTGAAAATTGGCCCCTTGTACGAGCAGAATCCTATTTAAGAACTCGTCTGAAAATAACTTAATCTCTGAAAATGTCACAGGTATTGCGGTTCCACACTGCTGCACTGTGCACCTTATCACTTTCCTTTCTGTTAATAACACTGTTAGGGCAGTAGAGACTTTCGAATTTCAGTCTCACTAAGACTTGTCATAAGACATTCATAAGCTGGTCAATATGGGCAATTCCAGACACGCGGTGCATTGAGCGAACTCAGACAAGGTGCTACCCTTGGAATAAAGAAATTTTTGACCGCCGCTATGTTGTTTATTATTCGGGTAGTTTCCAGACCTCTTCTTGCTACTCGATAAGCTCGTCGCCAGGCTTTCTTTGTGTCAAAATGTGAACGGGCACTTGAATTGATAATTCTTTACCAGAACTCTGAAAAGGTGTAGATACACTTGCATCAGTAAGGAAGTAAGTAAACTTGATGTTTAAATAAGCACCTTGACATATAAAAATGGTTATTTTGACATCTTGTCACATTCGGACAAGCATATTTAACGACAGAACACTTAACTGGCTATGCAGTGTGCAAAAATAATATGCACAACATTTGGTTACGTGGTGCGAGGTTGTAGGCAGAGAAAGGATTTCCTGTAAAAGTGCATGTAACCGATTCTTAAAACCAAAGTGCCATGCGTGACACGCTCcaggaaagaaagaagataCTTAAGATCTGTTTTGTTCATATAGTTTTGTTTGATTGTCACCATTGACTCCTTTAATTGAATGTCATTTAGACTTTGATCAGTACCTTTCGAAGTTTCGACATAAGTAGGCCTTATGATTACAGAGTTATAAAATTATaggacgaaaaaaaaaaaaagccaaaatcAATCGATACGAACTTTGTGTAAGTGCACGGCATCGATGATCTGCCCTTCggcaaaaaaatttattccaGCTACCTAACTGATCTTAACTGTTGCAAAATTTACTAAACATGAGACTCCCACTCGAACTGGCCACAATAATAGTTATAGTCGTAAAAAGAGAAGCTTTGAGAAATAAAGTCTGTTGTAATGATGCTTAAATCTCCAAATACGCACTTGCCCCTTCTCAAATtcgttaataattcataaagagaaaacaaagaaaatcactGTCGTGGAGGAGGTTTGCaccattttctttcataaatGCGCACGTTGAATCCGCCAACGCTATATTGCGATGCATCTGTGTCGAGCTTCGATGTCTTACCTTATGTCGTACCTATACGTATCAGAGGAGAACAAAATGGCACTGAATCTTGAAATATGTGGTTGTggaagagcgcatgcgcaaattaCAAATGTACAATTTTACGAGACACAATATTCAATTACCACATGGAAGACATAACTGGAACAgatttgtatatatatacaaattgATCTTAGTACTGGATGTGAACAGAGCTTGTGGGTGAAAGGGACTTGTCTTATATAGTCTAGGGGccaacatttctctccctccctgcctgatcgGGGGCCGATTGGTCAAAtatcaaaattgccaaaaacgtgtgaaaccattctacaacaacattagagttgttctctgcaaaaagaaCGCTcaagaaaacaccaaatattcgataaatgagacgattttgaaaatcggccactttgcaaaggttataggtcagtttgggtcaaaaattaaaaatgcgaaaaaccattctacaagaacaataCAGTTGTTCTGTCAAAAAACCGTTCTAAAACATATCAATTAGTCGAGTAATACgacgattttaaaaatcgccCATGTTTGAAAGGCTAAAGCCCatgccaagtctatagcctttgcaaaatggtaagcttgggtcaaaaattaaaagtgccATAAAAATGCGAAGAACCATTCTACAacaacattagagttgttctgtgcaaaaaacggctccaaaaagcaccaaatattggagaaattaaatgagacgattttaaaAAGCGGCcactttgcaaaggctatagcctttgcaaaatggtgagCATGGatcaagaattaaaaatgccaaaaacatgtgaaacaCTATTCTAcgagaacattagagttgctctgtgcaaaaaaccgctggaaaaaaaacaccaaatattcgagaaatgagacgattttgaaaatcggccactTTGAAAAgactatagcccatacaaagCCTACAGCCttcgcaaaatggtcagtttgggtcaaaaattaaaaatgccaaaaacatgccaagaaccattctacaagagcattagagttgttctgtgcaatttttgagcaaaatattgGTTTAGAGCACATATCAAGCACGAAAAAGTCAACGATTTCGTGGAAAACCtaaattcttttaaatttcttgaagGCTTATTATGTTATCAACCTTTTAAATACATAACCTGTCACTTGAGAACGTTTCGCAGGCCTAACTGGCCTATTAGTTGCGGTTACACTTGCCTTCTGCCCAAGGTAACCCTCTGGGTAATTGCCTTGGGCTGGGATCGGTTTGGGTTTCCGGTCAGGTTTAGTCCTCCGGTCACATTGCAAATAATTACCCAGGGTCAACTTTTGACCTGGCAGTATTTGGCGGGAAATTTAATTCATCATGGAAATCGCAAACCGCGAAACATAGGCTTGCTTGCGGTCGTTCTTTTCCTTCTCATACGCCCATATTTGCGAGCAGCCGTTTAAAGCTAAATTTCAAGCTATTTTTCTTGACCGATGTTAGCAATTATTGTGAAGaacgaaaaataaagctttCAGTAAACCtttatataaaaattaaagaaatttaggcagcaacttttgaaattttggtaGCAACTTTTTCgatttttcgcaattttttagcaattttttgGCATTCCAGTGAGAaactttccagcattttccGAGCACAATCGGGATACGCCTAGCAACAATGCAAAGACTatggcccatgcaaaatactcagtttgggtcaaaaaataaaaatgcctaaatcatgcgaaaaacgtctctacaaacacgttagagttgttctatgcaaaaaacggctcccaaaaacaactaatattcgaaaaatcatAGCATTTTGAAATGGCCAacaatggccacaatgcaaaggctatagcccatgcaaaatactcagcttgggtcaaaaaatgaaattgcctaaaacatgcgaaaaacgtctctacaaacacattagagttgttctatgctaAAAACGGTTCCCAATAACaactaatattcgaaaaatgagagcattttggaaatggccaaaaatggccacaatgcaaagactatagcccatgcaaaacacTCAGCTTGGgtcgaaaaataaaattgcctaaaactagagaaaaacgtctctacaaacataTTAgagttgctctatgcaaaaaacagctccaaaaaacaactaatattcgaaaaatcagagcattttgacaatggtcaaaaatggccacaatgcaaaggctatagcccatgcaaaatactcagtttgggtcaaaaaacaaaattccctaaacatgcgaaaaacgtctctacaaacacattagagttgttctatgcaaaaaacggctccaaaaaacagctaatgttcgaaaaatcagagcattttgaaaatggccaaaaatggccacaatgcaaaggctatagcctatgcaaaatactcagtttgggtcaaaaaataaaattgcctaaatcatgcgaaaaacgtctctacaaacacattagcgTTGTTCTATTTAAAAAACGGTTCCCAAAAACAACTAATATTCCAAcaatcagagcattttgaaaatggccaaaaatgatcacaatgcaaaggctatagcccatgcaaaatactcagtttaagtcaaaaaataaaaatgcctaaaacatgcgaaaaacaactctacaaacacatcacagttgttctatgcaaaaaacgcctccaaaaaacagctaatattcgaaaaatgagagcattttgaaaatggcaaaaaatggccacaatgcaaaggctatagcccatgcaaaatactcagtttgagtcaaaaaataaaattgcctaaaacatgcaaaaagcgtctctacaaacacattagagttgttccatgcaaaaaacggttcccaaaaacaactaatattcgaaaaatcacagcattttgaaaatggccaaaaatggccacaatgcaaaggctatagcccatgcaaaatactcagtttgggtcaaaatataaaattccctaaaaacaagcgaaaaacgtctctacaaacaaattagagttgttctatgcaaaagacgGCTCAAAAAAAGAGCTAATCTTGGAtaaatcagagcattttgaaaatggccaaaaatgccaaaatgcaaaggctatagcccatgcaaaatactcagtttcagtaaaaaaataaaattgcctaaaacatgcgaaaaacgtctctacaaacacatcagagttattctgtgcaaaaaacggctccaaaaaagagctaatattcgaaaaatgagagcattttgaaaatggccaaaaatggccacaatgcaaaggctatagcccatggaaaatactcagtttgggtcaaaaaataaaattgcctaaaacatgtgaaaaacgtctctaaaaacacattagagttgttctatgcaaaaaacggttcccaaaaacacctaatattccaacaatcagagcattttgaaaatggccaaaaatggccaatgtgcaaaggctagagcccgtacaaaatactcagtttgggtcaaaaaaataacattacctaaaacatgcgaaaaacgtctctacaaacacattagagttgttctatgcaaaaaacggctccaaaaagagctaatattcgaaaactaagagcatttttaaaatggccaaagatggccacaatgcaaaggctatagcccatgcaaaatactcagtttgggtcaaaaaataaaattacctaaaacatgcgaaaaacgtctctacaaacacattagagttgttctatgcaaaaaacggctccaaataacagctaatattggaaaaatgagagcattttggaaatggccaaaaatggccacaatgcaaagcctatagcccatgcaaaatactcagtttgggtcaaacaataaaattacctaaaacatgcgaaaaacgtttctacaaacacattagagctgttctatgcaaaaaagggctccAAAAAATAGGtaatgttcgaaaaatcagagtattttgaaaatggcccaaaaatggccacaatgcaaaggctatagcccatgcaaaatactcagtttgggtcaaaaaataaaattgcctaaaacatgcgaagaacctctctacaaacacattagagttgttctatcaaaaaaacggctccaaaaaacagctaatattcgaaaaatgagagcattttgaaaatggccaaaaatggccacaatgcaaaggctatagcccatgccaaatactcagtttgggtcaaaaaataaaattgcctaaaacatgcgaaaaacgtctctacaaacacattccagttgttctatgcaaaaaacggttCCCAAAAACACCTAATCTTCCAAcaatcagagcattttgaaaatggccaaaaat
This sequence is a window from Acropora palmata chromosome 6, jaAcrPala1.3, whole genome shotgun sequence. Protein-coding genes within it:
- the LOC141884517 gene encoding uncharacterized protein LOC141884517 — its product is MGGHVVFSHYDYFDATLDRAVKAWNKKERAAYAFMRGSDDKRRFIPYPVQNNIAIMDKVDQQKSLSGLEQIAKKPFKENPVNFDQWLLQNFGDGLCEVFMRKYNRKVWTVDPTEMNSVWMSERVAVPDIAKIKAKISAYDSGRGSFEDSAWGPNNIFQFPRYNGTGGIWNAVADLLPSEWFKFRHKIRAIDMVTKSMVVETGENKATQVFTFDSLVSTMPLDVLVNMIKKEKDKFVEEMKKLASQLVYSQTHVIGLGLRGQPPHVLSNKSWIYFPDSDSPFYRITVFSSYSDDHVPKPGKQWSLLCEVAEPLRSASVDLWMRNRVVGDTIQALIVYGFITSDMIISKYYRKLDHGYPVPSVNRETILETIQPWLESKGIYSRGRFGGWRYEVSNQDHSFMQGVEIIDKLLRGIKEETYFNPNLINSRKNTGRFHNERLKDYEIVIAHYNEKLDWVEPIANHCHVYHKGNNLQPPPMGLHAWDKLPNVGRESNTYLHHIISNYDKLADVTVFLQGEDLRRNNRTCFHTIHEMLRQIENNVRCRVLSDPLSLEKIRHHGKWLKEWESGEMRRSNFTIGEFYQELFGSPPPKLISFCLKGCFAATRKMIRKHSIYFYIRAISFVDDHANPEEGHYFERLWNAIFS